In Pochonia chlamydosporia 170 chromosome 3, whole genome shotgun sequence, the following are encoded in one genomic region:
- a CDS encoding DNA polymerase beta (similar to Magnaporthe oryzae 70-15 XP_003709642.1) has product MAKSLPFPRIYLLPTHLEPQELHYFEDAVSSLTYDIHEAELIVGKISRPARAEFELRRRKLNVRLRPERDGQSTTASISPGPVGALQEYPGPKRRKIVDAQHSKYQAVENKRIQVLKLSWLIDCLAQRKILPVDNYLLLEGYKITPLIPNVALNEGHDPSYAGKILERATMDTAPNTSTQAALSPSRFKVDPIVHSQGTPPPLVRETTSEHEVKMPGIPDFLHTTYSCQRPTPLNSPNDDFILELKKIRTLRILQGDQIGVRAYSTSIATIAAYPHLIKSYHEVEQLPGCSTKIAELYQAWLRDGQTRETAAAESDARMSTLRLFYDIWGVGDTTAREFYKKGWRGLDDLVEYGWRSLTRVQQIGVKFYEEFAQKISRPEVEGIANLILEHARGIEPGFEMVIVGGYRRGKKESGDVDIILSHREESKTMHMIEKIVVSLERFNLVTHTLSMWTKNSERGQLPLAWQGDGAGRGSGFDTLDKAMIVWQNKQHLGQKAPHRRVDIIISPWKTVGCALLGWSGGTTFQRDLRRYCKQEKQLKFDSSGIRSRTDGTWVDFESRLVPPVGETSPVQAFQLAPSMEVAEKRVFEGLGLTWRDPTERCTG; this is encoded by the exons ATGGCAAAATCATTACCATTTCCACGCATATATCTGTTACCAACTCACCTGGAGCCACAGGAGCTCCACTATTTCGAGGACGCCGTGTCGTCTCTCACATACGACATTCATGAAGCCGAGCTTATAGTAGGCAAAATATCAAGACCGGCGCGAGCGGAATTCGAATTGAGGCGGCGTAAACTGAATGTTAGGTTACGCCCAGAGCGTGATGGTCAGAGTACAACAGCATCGATATCGCCTGGCCCTGTGGGGGCGTTGCAAGAGTATCCGGGTCCAAAGCGTCGCAAAATAGTCGATGCCCAGCATTCAAAATATCAAGCTGTGGAGAATAAAAGAATCCAAGTTCTTAAACTATCATGGCTAATAGACTGTCTTGCTCAAAGGAAGATTCTTCCAGTTGACAACTACCTCCTGCTTGAGGGCTACAAGATTACGCCACTGATCCCCAACGTGGCACTGAATGAGGGTCACGATCCCTCATACGCAGGCAAAATCCTAGAGCGTGCGACTATGGACACCGCCCCAAACACTTCAACTCAGGCTGCACTATCGCCTTCGCGGTTTAAAGTCGATCCAATAGTCCACAGTCAGGGCACACCGCCGCCACTGGTGCGAGAGACGACCTCTGAACATGAGGTCAAAATGCCTGGTATCCCTGACTTCCTCCACACAACATACTCATGCCAGCGACCAACACCTCTGAACTCCCCAAATGACGACTTCATTCTAGAATTGAAAAAAATCCGAACCTTGCGAATTCTCCAAGGAGACCAGATTGGTGTACGGGCATACTCAACGTCCATTGCCACAATAGCGGCATATCCGCATCTCATCAAAAGTTATCATG AGGTTGAACAACTCCCAGGCTGCAGCACTAAGATTGCTGAGTTGTACCAAGCATGGCTGAGGGatggccagaccagagagACAGCCGCTGCAGAATCAGATGCCAGGATGTCCACACTGAGGCTTTTTTACGATATATGGGGGGTAGGCGATACCACTGCTAGGGAATTTTACAAGAAAG GATGGCGTGGCCTTGACGATCTCGTGGAGTACGGTTGGAGATCCCTTACCCGAGTCCAGCAAATAGGTGTAAAGTTTTACGAGGAATTTGCACAAAAAATATCCCGTCCAGAAGTAGAAGGAATCGCAAACCTAATACTCGAACATGCGCGGGGAATCGAGCCTGGATTTGAAATGGTGATAGTGGGGGGTTACCGGCGAGGCAAGAAGGAAAGCGGCGACGTGGACATCATCTTGAGCCATCGCGAAGAATCGAAGACCATGCATATGATTGAAAAGATCGTGGTCAGCCTTGAACGATTCAACCTTGTGACTCATACTCTCAGTATGTGGACTAAAAACAGCGAACGAGGCCAGCTACCGCTGGCATGGCAAGGGGATGGAGCTGGGCGTGGATCGGGGTTTGACACGCTTGACAAGGCCATGATTGTGTGGCAGAACAAGCAACACTTGGGTCAGAAAGCGCCGCATCGAAGAGTGGATATCATTATCAGCCCTTGGAAAACAGTTGGGTGTGCACTGCTAGGGTGGAGCGGTGGTACGACGTTTCAAAGAGATCTTCGACGATACTGTAAACAGGAAAAGCAACTCAAGTTTGACAGCAGCGGCATTCGAAGTCGCACAGACGGGACGTGGGTAGATTTTGAAAGCCGGCTTGTGCCGCCTGTAGGAGAGACAAGCCCAGTTCAGGCATTCCAGCTGGCGCCAAGCATGGAGGTCGCAGAGAAGCGAGTTTTTGAAGGGTTGGGCCTGACTTGGCGAGATCCGACCGAGAGGTGCACAGGGTGA
- a CDS encoding cohesin complex subunit (Psm1) (similar to Neosartorya fischeri NRRL 181 XP_001263613.1) — MSDFKSYKGHHTLLFGDSYFTSIIGPNGSGKSNSMDAISFVLGIKSSHLRSAHLKDLVYRGRVLKTSKINDDGSAETQSNGNTATTADDKASRGDPKTAWVMAVYEDDAGDEQRWKRSITSSGASEYRINDRVVTAQQYNEALEYENILMKARNFLVFQGDVEAIASQSPQDLTRLIEQISGSLEYKTEYEKLQADAEEAAENQNFQLHRRRGINSEIKQYREQKKEADSFQRKTEERDAAIVSQCLWKLYHFQKAMDESSAAIQDHQEDLKELKRNVESFEARLDDARRDQNTVGRMVSRAEKEIRLKERSIEDKENALVPFDEKVHESSQQVEKLLAQSQKVTKERDEQASIVAKVQKDIESVHKAQTMFEKETKEQMRKQGRDISDADRKEYNILRAQVMSRSGANQAKLENLERQRKADEVTVNNLRGKLDTITAAIEKSEAEVQNIGERRSSAEAASKEVSDEIASKKKEFNQLQSERVRTNQKRTELEEKLEDVARKLREADDGRRQNDRETRTKEMVTSLKRMFPGVRGRIGDLCTPKQKKYDEAVIVALGKDFDSVVVDTEKVGVDCVQYLKEQRFPPMTFIPLDNIKVNAVNTAIKGFSGARLTIDTINFDTSVERAVAYACGSSVVCDSLTIAKHICYDKKIPVKAVTLEGYIIHKAGLMTGGRGPEPKGGKRKFEEVDVQNLQRMATKLRDELDRLPKSDRRGAQEESLQIDLAGLERRFSAIKDESAAFSKNWTSKKRELDSYKRELRDLQPKYKEQASQLESGNATVNEFRTAIARVEDEVFADFCRKLGYSDIRAYDASQGKLEQEVSEKRNQFDVQKQRLENRVKWELTRHGDTETRIRRMQDHIRRLKQDIKSYSNEKAEIEKAIRQDQDELDALRDTLEEQKAELADKNQRVSEARTELQKRSKDIEARQREINSLETTVQKNSASKSALLRRCRLEQIQIPLVEGTLDNLPNEDDLLRQDPDAMDVDDEEEDMMDIALDDHGIAINFDGLDGELKESDDPEVEEKLTEKISALALELEKLNPNMRAMERLESVESRLKQTDQEYEDSKTAAQVAKDAFAKIKQTRYDLFNKAFTHIQEQISHVYKDLTRSEAYPLGGQAYLDIEEDTDMPYLSGIKYHAMPPLKRFRDMEHLSGGEKTMAALALLFAIHSYQPSPFFVLDEVDAALDNANVDKIKKYIREHAGPGMQFIVISLKTGLFQDSESLVGVYRDQEVNSSRTLTLDVSGIP; from the exons ATGTCAGACTTCAAGTCCTACAAAGGGCATCACACGCTTCTCTTTGGAGATTCGTATTTTACCTCAATAATTGGGCCCAATGGATCGGGAAAGTCGAATTC TATGGATGCGATATCCTTTGTACTGGGTATCAAGTCCTCACATCTTCGCTCAGCACATTTGAAGGATCTTGTTTATCGTGGCCGAGTTTTGAAAACCTCCAAAATAAATGATGATGGCTCTGCGGAAACCCAGAGCAATGGCAACACAGCGACCACAGCCGATGACAAAGCTTCCCGTGGAGATCCTAAAACCGCCTGGGTCATGGCAGTGTATGAAGACGATGCCGGTGACGAGCAGCGATGGAAGCGCTCCATAACCAGTTCTGGAGCCAGCGAATATCGTATTAATGACAGGGTTGTTACAGCTCAGCAGTACAACGAAGCGTTGGAATATGAAAATATTCTTATGAAGGCCCGCAACTTTCTCGTATTTCAAGGCGACGTAGAGGCTATAGCGTCGCAATCCCCGCAAGACCTTACTCGCCTGATCGAACAAATATCCGGTAGCTTGGAGTATAAGACTGAGTATGAAAAACTTCAGGCTGACGCCGAGGAAGCTGCTGAGAACCAAAATTTCCAACTGCATCGCCGCCGTGGGATAAATTCTGAAATAAAGCAATATCGggagcaaaagaaggaagccgaCAGTTTCCAAAGGAAGACCGAAGAACGGGACGCAGCCATCGTTTCGCAATGCCTCTGGAAACTCTATCATTTTCAGAAAGCCATGGACGAATCCAGTGCTGCTATTCAGGACCACCAAGAGGAtttgaaggagctgaagcGTAATGTCGAATCTTTTGAAGCACGATTAGATGATGCTAGACGGGATCAGAACACTGTTGGCCGTATGGTGTCTCGTGCGGAGAAGGAGATTAGACTGAAGGAGCGGAGTATCGAAGATAAAGAAAACGCTCTGGTGCCTTTTGATGAGAAGGTTCATGAATCCTCACAGCAGGTTGAAAAGCTTCTGGCTCAAAGTCAAAAGGTGACGAAAGAGCGAGACGAGCAAGCCTCCATTGTTGCAAAGGTCCAGAAAGACATTGAAAGTGTTCATAAGGCACAGACTATGTTTGAAAAGGAGACGAAAGAGCAGATGAGGAAGCAAGGACGAGATATCAGCGATGCAGATCGGAAAGAATATAACATTTTACGGGCACAGGTCATGTCTCGTTCCGGGGCAAACCAAGCAAAGCTGGAGAACTTGGAACGACAACGCAAAGCAGATGAGGTTACCGTCAATAATCTTCGAGGCAAACTCGACACAATCACAGCAGCCATAGAAAAGTCCGAGGCAGAGGTACAAAATATTGGTGAGCGTAGGAGCTCGGCCGAAGCAGCGTCCAAAGAAGTTTCCGACGAGATCGCAAGTAAGAAGAAGGAATTCAATCAACTGCAGTCCGAACGTGTGCGAACCAACCAGAAACGGACTGAACTTGAAGAGAAGCTTGAGGATGTAGCTCGTAAGCTACGAGAAGCCGACGATGGACGTCGCCAGAATGACCGTGAGACTCGGACGAAGGAAATGGTCACCTCCTTGAAGCGCATGTTCCCGGGTGTGCGTGGTCGGATTGGAGACCTATGCACTCCGAAACAGAAGAAATACGACGAGGCTGTGATTGTGGCCTTAGGCAAGGACTTCGACTCAGTAGTCGTAGACACTGAGAAGGTTGGTGTGGACTGTGTCCAGTATTTGAAAGAGCAGCGATTTCCACCCATGACTTTCATTCCACTGGACAACATCAAGGTCAACGCCGTGAACACAGCTATTAAAGGCTTCTCTGGCGCGAGGCTAACCATCGATACCATCAATTTCGATACATCCGTTGAGAGAGCGGTGGCTTACGCCTGTGGAAGCTCTGTGGTTTGTGATTCCTTGACGATTGCCAAACATATATGCTACGACAAAAAGATTCCTGTAAAAGCTGTCACCCTCGAGGGCTACATTATCCATAAAGCAGGTCTTATGACTGGTGGACGTGGCCCAGAACCCAAGGGAGGCAAGCGTAAATtcgaagaagttgatgtGCAGAATCTTCAGCGAATGGCAACAAAACTGAGGGATGAATTGGACAGACTGCCCAAGTCTGATCGTCGTGGTGCGCAAGAAGAATCTTTACAAATCGACCTGGCCGGCCTGGAACGACGTTTTAGTGCCATCAAAGACGAATCGGCTGCGTTTAGTAAGAATTGGACGAGTAAAAAGCGGGAGCTTGACAGTTACAAGAGGGAGTTGAGGGATCTTCAACCAAAATACAAAGAACAGGCGTCGCAGTTGGAGAGCGGCAATGCCACTGTCAACGAATTCAGGACTGCGATTGCCCGTGTGGAGGATGAAGTTTTCGCCGATTTCTGCAGGAAGCTTGGATATAGCGATATTAGGGCATACGATGCCTCCCAGGGCAAATTGGAGCAAGAGGTGTCTGAAAAGAGGAATCAATTTGACGTGCAGAAGCAACGATTGGAGAATCGGGTCAAATGGGAGCTGACAAGGCATGGTGATACGGAAACGCGTATTCGACGTATGCAAGATCACATTCGGCGCCTGAAGCAAGATATCAAATCTTATTCAAACGAGAAAGCTGAAATCGAAAAAGCTATtcgtcaagaccaagacgaacTAGACGCATTGCGGGACACATTGGAGGAGCAAAAGGCTGAGCTGGCAGATAAAAACCAAAGAGTGAGCGAAGCAAGAACTGAATTGCAAAAGAGGAGCAAAGACATCGAGGCACGGCAGCGTGAAATCAACTCCCTGGAAACAACTGTACAGAAGAATAGTGCCAGCAAGTCAGCCTTGCTGCGAAGATGTCGGCTTGAGCAGATTCAGATCCCGTTGGTAGAAGGTACATTGGACAACCTTCCAAACGAAGATGATCTCCTACGACAGGACCCTGACGctatggatgttgatgacgaggaggaggacatgATGGACATTGCGCTGGACGACCATGGtattgccatcaacttcgATGGCCTCGACGGTGAATTGAAAGAG TCTGATGATCCGGAAGTCGAAGAAAAGTTAACAGAAAAAATTTCGGCCCTTGCGTTGGAACTCGAGAAGCTGAACCCGAACATGCGAGCAATGGAACGCCTGGAAAGTGTCGAGTCAAGATTGAAGCAGACAGACCAAGAATATGAGGATTCCAAAACGGCGGCACAAGTTGCCAAGGATGCTTTTGCAAAAATCAAACAGACGCGATATGATCTCTTCAACAAAGCCTTTACACACATTCAAGAGCAAATTTCTCACGTGTATAAGGACCTTACACGATCCGAGGCGTATCCGTTGGGTGGTCAAGCATACCTCGATATTGAAGAGGATACAGACATGCCGTACTTGTCGGGCATTAAGTATCATGCTATGCCGCCTCTAAAGCGGTtcagggacatggaacatcTATCTGGCGGAGAAAAAACCATGGCAGCCCTGGCCTTGTTATTCGCCATTCACAGCTATCAGCCAAGCCCTTTTTTCGTGCTGGACGAAGTCGATGCTGCACTCGACAATGCAAACGTCGACAAGATAAAAAAGTACATCCGTGAGCACGCTGGGCCAGGAATGCAATTTATAGTTATCAGCCTGAAAACGGGACTATTCCAAGATTCAGAAAGTCTTGTCGGCGTATATCGAGACCAGGAGGTGAACAGTTCAAGGACATTGACATTGGATGTGAGTGGAATCCCCTAA
- a CDS encoding transcription factor spTFIIE alpha subunit (similar to Metarhizium acridum CQMa 102 XP_007812780.1) has product MDLAVTLIKSVLRAFYPTRDILVMDALILHEALRDDDLAYLMAINTKDLHKICGKLREDRFLTVHTRSELRQGNPRPSNRTWYYINYRHTIDAIKWRVYTIDKEVQGAPVPANEKKEYFCNFCKAEWTAMEVLDSVGPNGFLCHRCHHTLTFEADRTSTGHEQSTRLNDQFKFISELLPKIDSVHIPECDFDRALSKARPVVRDATHQRAATIAVESGTNRPMAVKGLTNTGPQSIAVNISTAEGPSTAEKEADRARKEKIALQNALPSWMSNSTVTGESFSGALSDGVLALKPEDKGSAAPKGTVEDTNTSAQIDDIFERLKAEQAAEMAKGVKHGGNDEDFDSEEDDGDEDEFEDVPATGNPSSLGTPSTAALKRDASSVLSQDGDSADERARKKVKVEPEIKAEPRDSVDPDDTGDEDEDMEFEDI; this is encoded by the exons ATGGACCTTGCGGTAACTCTCATAAAGTCTGTATTGAGGGCCTTCTACCCGACACGCGACATCCTTGTCATGGACGCATTAATTCTTCATGAAGC CCTCCGCGATGACGACTTGGCTTATCTTATGGCCATAAACACAAAAGATCTACATAAAATTTGCGGCAAACTGCGGGAAGATCGCTTTTTGACTGT TCACACGAGATCTGAACTTCGTCAAGGCAACCCACGGCCCAGCAATAGGACGTGGTATTATATAAACTATCGACATACCATCGACGCTATCAAGTGGCGAGTGTATACAATCGATAAGGAAGTCCAAGGagctccagttccagcaaACGAGAAAAAGGAATACTTTTGCAACTTTTGCAAGGCAGAATGGACTGCCATGGAAGTTCTTGACAGCGTTGGTCCGAATGGCTTCTTGTGCCATAGATGCCACCATACCCTTACCTTCGAGGCCGACCGTACTTCCACCGGACATGAACAGTCTACGCGACTGAATGACCAATTCAAATTTATCAGCGAGCTTCTACCAAAAATCGACTCCGTCCACATTCCTGAGTGCGATTTTGACCGAGCCTTGTCCAAGGCCCGTCCTGTGGTTCGTGACGCCACTCATCAACGAGCCGCAACCATTGCCGTAGAAAGTGGCACAAATCGCCCAATGGCTGTCAAGGGCCTCACCAACACCGGGCCGCAGTCCATAGCAGTAAATATTTCCACTGCGGAAGGTCCATCTACAGCAGAGAAAGAAGCCGACAGGGCCCGGAAGGAAAAGATTGCACTGCAAAATGCTTTGCCCTCTTGGATGTCGAACAGCACAGTAACTGGCGAATCCTTCTCCGGCGCCCTGAGTGATGGGGTGTTGGCTCTTAAGCCAGAGGATAAAGGCAGTGCTGCACCAAAAGGCACGGTGGAAGATACCAACACCTCAGCGCAAATTGATGACATATTTGAAAGGCTCAAGGCTGAGCAGGCTGCGGAAATGGCCAAGGGGGTCAAACATGGTGGGAATGACGAGGATTTTGActccgaggaggatgatggggacgaagatgaattcGAGGACGTTCCTGCAACAGGGAATCCATCCAGCCTAGGCACACCGAGCACCGCGGCTCTTAAGCGCGATGCTTCCAGCGTGTTATCACAAGATGGGGATAGTGCAGATGAAAGAGCGCGAAAGAAGGTCAAAGTCGAGCCAGAAATCAAAGCAGAACCGAGGGATAGCGTTGACCCTGATGACactggagatgaggatgaggatatggAATTTGAAGATATTTAA
- a CDS encoding zinc carboxypeptidase (similar to Blastomyces dermatitidis SLH14081 XP_002621440.1), producing the protein MRAGLAGLAASGLLPLLSQHSTCLAAGLSHRASASNAANPNIRLFPLLTKLRDNAVELLFGRHPSRNDNQRIVPSSLRARFSNELVLRFNVTTTEEEVALADASARLFLDVWAFTDAFVDIRMHRDEVSPLLSLLPPSLQGAQSTLIPDLASAVYNSMPSNPHEATTETDETLSLASASFPASGDNLFFQDYQPLPVIVRWMRLLEAMFPSYVEYISIGTSFEGREIPALRIGLSSAADPTSPRKTIIMTGGLHAREWISTSTVNYVAWSFITSFGKERMITKLLHEFDIVFVPALNPDGVEYSWHVDRLWRKSRQQTNLRYCRGLDLDHAFGYGWDGSQFQADPCSESYGGEQPFQAVEAMQLATWARNETLNNVKFVGLVDLHSYSQQILFPYAFSCQAVPPNLENLEELAAGIAKAIRLANGESYSVTSACEGAAATKDQSISRMESGGGSAIDWFYHEIGAHFSYQVKLRDTGSYGFLLPREYIVPTGEEMFNAMKYFGDYLLGNNGIERVSDEMGTRPGDGSASGEYDYGSANQELKRRRLYR; encoded by the coding sequence ATGAGAGCCGGGCTTGCTGGTCTCGCAGCCTCCGGCCTGCTCCCTCTGCTGAGCCAACACTCTACATGTCTGGCAGCGGGTTTGAGCCATCGAGCCTCAGCTTCGAACGCTGCAAATCCGAACATCCGCCTCTTCCCACTCCTGACCAAGCTTCGCGATAACGCGGTAGAGCTTCTTTTCGGACGCCATCCGTCCAGAAACGACAATCAACGCATTGTTCCTTCCAGTCTTCGAGCTCGGTTCTCCAATGAACTCGTATTACGCTTCAATGTCACCACGACTGAAGAGGAGGTCGCCCTCGCTGATGCGTCCGCCCGGCTGTTTTTAGATGTTTGGGCATTCACGGATGCTTTTGTGGACATCCGCATGCACCGTGATGAAGTATCTCCGCTCCTTAGTCTCCTCCCGCCATCGCTTCAAGGTGCGCAATCGACTTTGATTCCGGATCTTGCGTCCGCGGTGTACAACTCCATGCCATCCAATCCTCACGAAGCAACAACCGAGACCGATGAAACGCTCTCACTGGCATCGGCTTCATTTCCGGCATCTGGTGACAACCTATTTTTCCAAGATTATCAGCCTTTACCCGTTATTGTTCGGTGGATGCGTTTGCTTGAGGCAATGTTTCCCTCCTATGTTGAATATATTTCTATTGGTACATCCTTTGAGGGAAGAGAAATACCAGCCTTGCGAATTGGCCTGTCGTCAGCCGCGGACCCTACTAGCCCGCGAAAGACAATCATAATGACCGGCGGCCTTCACGCCAGAGAGTGGATCTCAACCAGCACGGTAAATTACGTGGCCTGGTCTTTTATCACATCTTTTGGAAAGGAGCGAATGATTACGAAACTTTTGCACGAGTTTgacatcgtcttcgtccctGCGCTCAATCCCGATGGCGTAGAGTACTCGTGGCACGTGGATCGGCTATGGCGTAAGTCCAGGCAGCAAACCAATCTTCGGTACTGTCGTGGTCTGGACCTTGACCATGCCTTTGGGTACGGCTGGGACGGCTCACAGTTTCAGGCTGACCCATGCTCAGAGAGCTATGGAGGAGAGCAACCTTTCCAAGCCGTTGAAGCAATGCAGCTAGCAACTTGGGCTCGAAACGAAACGctcaacaatgtcaagtttgtggGTCTCGTTGACTTGCACTCTTATTCGCAACAAATTCTGTTCCCATATGCGTTTTCTTGCCAGGCTGTACCCCCGAACCTGGAGAACCTGGAGGAACTTGCGGCAGGCATAGCAAAGGCTATACGCTTGGCGAACGGGGAGTCGTATTCCGTCACCTCAGCTTGCGAGGGTGCGGCTGCAACGAAAGATCAGTCTATTTCCCGTATGGAATCAGGAGGCGGTTCTGCAATTGACTGGTTTTACCATGAGATCGGCGCTCACTTTAGTTATCAGGTCAAGCTACGGGACACGGGCAGCTACGGGTTCCTATTGCCGAGGGAATATATTGTCCCCACCGGAGAGGAAATGTTCAATGCGATGAAGTACTTTGGGGACTACCTTTTGGGAAATAATGGGATCGAAAGGGTATCAGATGAAATGGGGACTCGACCCGGTGATGGATCGGCATCTGGTGAATACGACTATGGGTCTGCCAACCAAGAGCTCAAGCGAAGGCGACTGTACCGCTGA